One uncultured Alphaproteobacteria bacterium genomic region harbors:
- the glnB gene encoding regulatory protein P-II for glutamine synthetase (Evidence 2a : Function of homologous gene experimentally demonstrated in an other organism; PubMedId : 2574599, 2885322, 2907369, 7866749, 8226691, 8293810, 8412694; Product type r : regulator) — protein MKKIEAIIKPFKLDEVKEALHDIGLQGMTVIEAKGFGRQKGHTELYRGAEYVVDFLPKVKVELVVEDGQVERAVEAIQSAAQTGRIGDGKIFISSVEEAIRIRTGETGAEAI, from the coding sequence ATGAAGAAAATCGAAGCGATCATCAAACCCTTCAAACTCGACGAAGTGAAAGAGGCCCTGCACGACATCGGCCTCCAGGGCATGACGGTGATCGAGGCGAAGGGCTTCGGACGTCAGAAAGGCCACACCGAGCTCTACCGCGGCGCCGAATACGTGGTCGACTTCCTCCCCAAGGTGAAGGTCGAACTGGTGGTCGAGGACGGTCAGGTCGAGCGCGCGGTGGAGGCGATCCAGTCGGCGGCGCAGACCGGCCGCATCGGCGACGGCAAGATCTTCATCTCCTCGGTCGAGGAGGCGATCCGCATCCGCACCGGCGAGACCGGCGCGGAGGCGATCTAG
- a CDS encoding Glycine betaine/L-proline ABC transporter,substrate-binding periplasmic protein codes for MTLKTTISVLAAGLWAAVPVAAEAAAPKCEVDRPVVLAGLDWDSNTFQNAVVSFILDKGYGCKTEQIPGSTIPLLNGMARGDIDVTMEMWSDNIPDAWAEVEKAGKAVKLGVSIPDAEQGWYVPRYVVEGPDAPAPGLKSVSDLPKYKDLFRDPEEPSKGRFYNGIAGWGAEVVSTKKLKAYDLEKDFTNFRPGTGAALSSAIASAYKRKKPIFYYYWGPTWVMGMYDGVKLEEPAYDKKIWDEMADAKDPKRAVAFPLMKVDVAANTAFIKKAPKIKEFLTKYRASNAMISKALVKMREVGGQDAAQTAAKTFLKAQKDVWTQWVPDDVAKRVEAAL; via the coding sequence ATGACACTCAAGACAACCATTAGCGTTCTGGCCGCCGGTCTCTGGGCCGCCGTGCCGGTTGCCGCCGAAGCCGCCGCGCCGAAGTGCGAGGTCGACCGTCCGGTGGTGCTTGCCGGGCTCGACTGGGATTCGAACACATTTCAAAACGCCGTGGTGAGCTTCATTCTCGACAAGGGCTACGGCTGCAAGACCGAGCAGATTCCCGGCAGCACGATTCCGCTGCTCAACGGCATGGCGCGCGGCGATATCGACGTGACCATGGAAATGTGGTCCGACAACATTCCCGATGCCTGGGCCGAGGTGGAAAAGGCCGGAAAGGCGGTGAAGCTCGGGGTCAGCATTCCCGACGCGGAGCAGGGCTGGTACGTGCCCCGCTATGTCGTCGAAGGACCGGATGCGCCCGCTCCGGGGCTGAAGTCGGTCTCCGACCTGCCGAAATACAAGGATCTCTTCCGCGATCCCGAGGAGCCCTCGAAGGGCCGCTTCTACAACGGCATCGCCGGCTGGGGCGCCGAGGTGGTGAGCACCAAGAAGCTCAAGGCCTACGACCTCGAAAAGGATTTCACCAACTTCCGCCCCGGCACCGGCGCGGCGCTTTCCTCTGCGATCGCCTCCGCCTACAAGCGCAAGAAGCCGATCTTCTACTATTACTGGGGCCCCACCTGGGTGATGGGGATGTACGACGGCGTCAAGCTCGAAGAGCCCGCCTACGACAAGAAGATCTGGGACGAGATGGCCGACGCCAAGGATCCGAAGCGGGCGGTCGCCTTCCCGCTGATGAAGGTGGACGTGGCTGCAAACACAGCGTTCATCAAGAAGGCTCCCAAGATCAAGGAATTCCTCACCAAGTACCGTGCCTCCAACGCGATGATCTCGAAGGCGTTGGTGAAGATGCGCGAGGTCGGCGGTCAGGACGCCGCGCAGACCGCCGCCAAGACCTTCCTCAAGGCGCAGAAGGACGTCTGGACCCAATGGGTCCCCGACGACGTCGCGAAGCGCGTGGAAGCGGCGCTCTGA
- a CDS encoding Bbp3 (modular protein) — MIARVPPRCPAPPPGPRCPLADIAAKEAADAAVRKTFAILGVDVGDPESVATLQSDLRFGRAMREAAGDLAADVRRTATRAVLIALAVLVGYGIADWGRRLFGH, encoded by the coding sequence GTGATCGCGCGGGTGCCGCCGCGCTGCCCCGCGCCGCCGCCGGGGCCACGCTGCCCGCTCGCCGACATCGCGGCGAAGGAGGCCGCCGACGCGGCGGTACGCAAGACCTTCGCGATTCTCGGCGTCGACGTCGGCGACCCGGAAAGCGTGGCGACGCTGCAAAGCGATCTCCGCTTCGGCCGAGCGATGCGCGAGGCGGCGGGCGATCTCGCCGCCGACGTTCGCCGCACCGCGACGCGGGCGGTGCTGATCGCGCTCGCGGTGCTTGTCGGTTACGGCATCGCCGATTGGGGGCGCCGTCTGTTCGGCCATTGA
- a CDS encoding conserved hypothetical protein (Evidence 4 : Homologs of previously reported genes of unknown function) yields MAFGIDDAIAAGLRIVDRFVPDPEAKIRAEAELRASLLAWDQGQQATNTAEAGSATWFVAGWRPWIGWVCGVALAVQFVFGPLAVWACDLLGSPIQAPPPLDDMLWELMFGMLGLGGLRTFEKVKGVSK; encoded by the coding sequence ATGGCATTCGGCATCGACGACGCGATCGCGGCGGGTTTGCGGATCGTCGACAGGTTCGTGCCCGACCCGGAGGCGAAGATCCGGGCCGAGGCGGAGTTGCGCGCGTCCCTGCTGGCCTGGGATCAGGGGCAGCAGGCGACCAACACCGCGGAGGCCGGTTCGGCGACCTGGTTCGTCGCCGGGTGGCGGCCGTGGATCGGCTGGGTGTGCGGCGTCGCGCTGGCGGTGCAGTTCGTCTTCGGACCGCTCGCGGTGTGGGCGTGCGATCTGCTGGGATCGCCGATTCAGGCGCCGCCGCCGCTCGATGACATGCTGTGGGAGCTGATGTTCGGCATGCTCGGTCTCGGCGGCCTCAGAACCTTCGAGAAGGTCAAGGGGGTGTCGAAATGA
- a CDS encoding conserved hypothetical protein (Evidence 4 : Homologs of previously reported genes of unknown function) produces the protein MTSISSTDSSSQSLLMQLLQQMRAEASQTSATESTSSNSASGGSAIGDLFSSIDSDGDGQISEVEFSSFADQFAAATASTLISTQESGESGDAANTLSFDDIDTDGDGAISEDELAEAMPPPPPEDDTAISDLFASIDTDGDGTISEDELDTALAALETETDAATTEAASSETASTSAAAGGAGGAGGSESYDPLDTNEDGVVSAAERAAANGSSVTALSGKLGSATFGALLDSIAA, from the coding sequence ATGACGAGCATTTCGTCCACGGACTCGTCTTCGCAGTCGCTGCTGATGCAGCTTCTGCAACAGATGCGCGCCGAGGCGAGCCAGACCTCCGCCACCGAGAGTACGTCGTCGAACTCCGCGTCCGGCGGATCCGCAATCGGCGACCTGTTTTCGTCGATCGACAGCGACGGCGACGGACAGATCTCCGAAGTCGAGTTTTCGAGCTTCGCCGACCAGTTCGCGGCCGCCACCGCTTCGACGCTGATCTCCACTCAGGAGAGCGGCGAAAGCGGCGATGCGGCGAACACACTGAGCTTCGACGACATCGATACCGACGGCGACGGCGCGATCAGCGAAGACGAACTGGCCGAAGCCATGCCGCCACCGCCGCCGGAAGATGACACAGCGATCTCGGATCTATTCGCTTCGATCGATACCGACGGCGACGGCACCATCAGCGAGGACGAGCTGGACACTGCGCTCGCCGCCCTCGAAACCGAAACCGACGCGGCGACCACCGAAGCCGCATCGAGCGAAACCGCCTCTACCTCCGCCGCAGCGGGTGGCGCGGGCGGTGCGGGCGGCAGCGAGAGCTACGACCCGCTCGACACCAACGAGGACGGCGTGGTTTCCGCCGCCGAGCGCGCCGCCGCGAACGGCAGCTCGGTGACCGCGCTTTCGGGCAAGCTCGGCAGCGCCACCTTCGGCGCGCTGCTCGACAGCATCGCCGCCTGA
- a CDS encoding hypothetical protein (Evidence 5 : No homology to any previously reported sequences) yields the protein MSGAMQMLIAAADGGFVFAPTISGSVTNYTLRSAALAAGWDGVLPLIATVTVAEGAVVGSTGVDAYAFDTGTGFPAGSRLTLLNRGHIVGAGGYGGPGARGTRSAGFPGGVGGPALRAQATLAIVNAGVIGGGGGGGGGSGRHWADAEVYDSAPGGDGAGYIGYSLIAGSPGGTWRGAAGGAGGGLGQAGEPGSQTIGGTPGYGGAAGAAVVGDAWIVWNATGTRLGSVS from the coding sequence ATGAGCGGCGCGATGCAGATGCTGATCGCGGCGGCGGACGGCGGCTTCGTCTTCGCGCCGACGATTTCCGGCAGCGTCACCAACTACACCCTGCGAAGCGCGGCGCTCGCCGCCGGGTGGGACGGAGTGTTGCCGCTGATCGCCACGGTCACGGTCGCCGAAGGGGCGGTGGTGGGTTCGACGGGCGTCGATGCCTACGCCTTCGATACCGGAACCGGCTTCCCCGCCGGATCGCGGCTGACGCTCCTCAATCGCGGCCACATCGTCGGCGCGGGCGGGTACGGCGGCCCGGGCGCGCGGGGCACGCGCTCCGCCGGTTTTCCGGGTGGCGTCGGCGGACCCGCGCTGCGCGCCCAGGCGACGCTCGCGATCGTCAATGCCGGGGTGATCGGCGGCGGCGGCGGCGGTGGCGGCGGCTCGGGGCGGCATTGGGCGGACGCCGAGGTCTACGACAGCGCTCCCGGTGGGGATGGCGCGGGATATATCGGGTATTCGCTGATTGCCGGAAGCCCGGGCGGAACCTGGCGGGGGGCGGCGGGCGGCGCGGGCGGTGGGCTCGGTCAGGCGGGAGAGCCGGGGTCGCAGACGATCGGTGGGACCCCGGGCTATGGCGGCGCGGCCGGTGCGGCGGTGGTCGGCGACGCGTGGATCGTCTGGAACGCGACCGGCACCCGCCTCGGGAGCGTATCGTGA
- the glnA gene encoding glutamine synthetase (Evidence 2a : Function of homologous gene experimentally demonstrated in an other organism; PubMedId : 2858855, 2865194, 2874141, 2876389, 2882477, 6134228, 6148334, 9298646; Product type e : enzyme), whose protein sequence is MSVENVLKMIQENDVQFVDFRFTDPRGKWHHTAQHVSTVDEDMLNDGIMFDGSSIAGWKAINESDMTLMPDCATAVMDPFSAQPQLILFCDVLEPSSGQPYSRDPRGVAKKGIAYLQSTGIADTCFFGPEAEFFVFDDVRFDVKMNKIGYEIDSMEGAYNTGKVYEEGNTGHRPRVKGGYFPVPPVDSASDMRAEMLTVMGEMGLPIEKHHHEVATSQHELGCKFDKLINAADQMQIYKYVVHMVAHSYGKTATFMPKPIIGDNGSGMHCHQSLWKDGKPLFAGSGYADLSEMALYYIGGIMKHAKALNAFTNPSTNSYKRLIPGFEAPVLLAYSARNRSASCRIPYATSPKAKRIEIRFPDPTANPYLAFTAMMMAGLDGIQNKIHPGDPMDKDLYDLPPEELKGIPTVCGSLREALQSLEADHDFLTKGDVFTKDLIEGYINLRWEEVFHFEHTPHPVEYEMYYSV, encoded by the coding sequence ATGTCCGTTGAAAACGTCCTCAAGATGATCCAGGAAAACGACGTCCAGTTCGTCGATTTCCGCTTCACCGATCCGCGCGGCAAGTGGCACCACACCGCCCAGCACGTCTCCACCGTCGACGAAGACATGCTGAACGACGGCATCATGTTCGACGGCTCGTCCATCGCCGGGTGGAAGGCGATCAACGAATCCGACATGACGCTGATGCCCGACTGCGCCACCGCGGTGATGGATCCGTTCTCGGCCCAGCCGCAGCTCATCCTGTTCTGCGACGTGCTCGAGCCGTCGTCCGGCCAACCCTACAGCCGCGACCCGCGCGGCGTGGCGAAGAAGGGCATCGCCTACCTGCAGTCGACCGGCATCGCCGACACCTGCTTCTTCGGCCCGGAAGCCGAGTTCTTCGTCTTCGACGACGTCCGTTTCGACGTGAAGATGAACAAGATCGGCTACGAGATCGATTCGATGGAAGGCGCCTACAACACCGGTAAGGTGTACGAGGAAGGCAACACCGGCCATCGTCCGCGCGTCAAGGGCGGCTACTTCCCGGTTCCGCCGGTGGATTCGGCCTCCGACATGCGCGCCGAGATGCTCACCGTGATGGGTGAGATGGGCCTGCCGATCGAAAAGCACCATCACGAGGTGGCGACCTCGCAGCACGAGCTGGGCTGCAAGTTCGACAAGCTCATCAACGCCGCCGACCAGATGCAGATCTACAAGTACGTCGTGCACATGGTCGCCCACTCCTACGGCAAGACCGCGACCTTCATGCCGAAGCCGATCATCGGCGACAACGGCTCGGGCATGCACTGCCACCAGTCGCTGTGGAAGGACGGCAAGCCGCTGTTCGCGGGCTCGGGCTACGCCGACCTCTCCGAGATGGCGCTCTACTACATCGGCGGCATCATGAAGCACGCGAAGGCGCTCAACGCCTTCACCAACCCCTCCACCAACTCCTACAAGCGCCTGATCCCGGGCTTCGAGGCTCCGGTGCTGCTCGCCTACTCGGCGCGCAACCGCTCCGCCTCCTGCCGCATCCCGTATGCGACCAGTCCGAAGGCGAAGCGCATCGAGATCCGTTTCCCGGATCCGACCGCGAACCCCTACCTCGCCTTCACCGCGATGATGATGGCGGGCCTCGACGGCATCCAGAACAAGATCCACCCCGGCGACCCGATGGACAAGGATCTCTACGACCTGCCGCCCGAGGAGCTCAAGGGCATCCCGACCGTCTGCGGCTCGCTGCGCGAGGCGCTGCAGTCGCTCGAGGCCGATCACGACTTCCTCACCAAGGGCGACGTGTTCACCAAGGACCTGATCGAGGGTTACATCAACCTGCGCTGGGAAGAGGTGTTCCACTTCGAGCACACCCCGCACCCGGTCGAATACGAAATGTACTATTCGGTCTGA
- a CDS encoding Lysozyme produces the protein MDIARMKAELRRDEGERLKPYRDTVGKLTIGVGRNLDDVGITAAEADVLLETDIAAAAAGLDRALPWWRGLSEVRRRALLNMAFNLGVPRLLGFSEMCAALARGDFAQAADAALDSLWARQVGARAGRIARMIREG, from the coding sequence ATGGACATCGCACGGATGAAGGCGGAGCTTCGCCGCGACGAGGGCGAACGGCTCAAACCCTATCGCGACACCGTGGGCAAGCTGACCATCGGCGTCGGCCGCAATCTCGACGACGTCGGCATCACCGCCGCGGAGGCCGACGTGCTGCTGGAGACCGACATCGCCGCCGCCGCCGCCGGGCTCGACCGGGCGCTGCCGTGGTGGCGCGGGCTTTCCGAGGTGCGCCGCCGCGCGCTTCTCAACATGGCGTTCAATCTCGGGGTGCCGCGGCTGCTGGGGTTTTCGGAAATGTGCGCGGCGCTCGCGCGGGGCGACTTCGCCCAGGCCGCCGACGCGGCGCTCGACAGCCTCTGGGCGCGGCAGGTGGGGGCGCGCGCCGGGCGTATCGCACGGATGATTCGGGAGGGCTGA
- a CDS encoding Binding-protein-dependent transport systems inner membrane component yields MDIFLDFGPAIADAVNRAVDDLVIRYGDSFETFSNGMLTVLVALEGWLRSLPPPVVLIAVAAIAYVASRRVALAVGAALGMWLIGSLGLWQQAMQTIAIMSVAVGLSTVIGLPVGVLMARSDRVRAAVLPLLDLMQTIPSFVYLIPAAMLFGLGKVPAILATVVYAAPPLIRLTDLGIRLVDAEVLEASRAFGATRMQMLFGVQLPLALPNVMQGINQTMMMALAMVVIASMIGARGLGETVLLGLQRNDSGQGALGGLAIVALAIVFDRVTQAIGLRLQSRGARRG; encoded by the coding sequence ATGGATATCTTTCTGGATTTCGGTCCGGCGATCGCGGATGCGGTCAACCGGGCCGTTGATGATTTGGTCATTCGCTACGGCGATAGTTTCGAAACCTTCTCGAACGGAATGCTCACGGTGCTGGTGGCGCTCGAAGGCTGGTTGCGCAGCCTGCCGCCGCCGGTGGTGCTGATCGCGGTGGCGGCGATCGCTTACGTCGCGTCGCGTCGCGTCGCGCTTGCCGTCGGCGCCGCCCTCGGGATGTGGCTGATCGGCTCTCTCGGCCTGTGGCAGCAGGCGATGCAGACGATCGCGATCATGAGCGTGGCGGTCGGTCTCTCGACGGTGATCGGCCTTCCGGTGGGGGTGCTGATGGCGCGCTCCGACCGGGTACGCGCGGCGGTGCTGCCGCTGCTCGACCTGATGCAGACGATCCCGAGCTTCGTCTATCTCATTCCCGCGGCGATGCTGTTCGGCCTCGGCAAGGTGCCGGCGATTCTCGCCACCGTGGTCTACGCCGCGCCGCCGCTGATCCGCCTCACCGATCTCGGCATCCGGCTCGTCGACGCCGAGGTGCTGGAGGCGTCCCGCGCATTCGGCGCGACGCGGATGCAGATGCTGTTCGGAGTGCAGCTGCCGCTGGCGCTGCCGAACGTGATGCAGGGCATCAATCAGACGATGATGATGGCGCTGGCGATGGTGGTGATCGCCTCGATGATCGGCGCGCGCGGCCTCGGCGAGACCGTTCTGCTCGGCCTGCAACGCAACGACAGCGGCCAGGGCGCGCTCGGCGGCCTTGCGATCGTCGCGCTCGCGATCGTCTTCGACCGCGTTACCCAGGCGATCGGCCTGCGACTGCAGAGCCGCGGCGCGCGGCGCGGTTGA
- a CDS encoding Transcriptional regulator, ArsR family, putative (modular protein), which translates to MTAVPRPIVGDTPSPALNGAEAVAALAALGNPTRLHAFRLIVGAAGDGVNVGTLQAMLDTPASTLNHHLNTLVRAGLVRQHRHGREILNLVEAPRVAALAQFLQALTPAADHRFGNLPQD; encoded by the coding sequence ATGACCGCTGTGCCACGCCCCATCGTCGGCGATACCCCGAGCCCTGCCCTCAACGGCGCGGAAGCCGTCGCGGCGCTCGCCGCCCTCGGCAACCCGACCCGTCTGCACGCGTTCCGCCTGATCGTCGGCGCGGCGGGAGACGGCGTGAACGTCGGCACCCTCCAGGCGATGCTCGACACCCCGGCTTCGACGTTGAACCACCATCTCAACACCCTGGTGCGCGCCGGCCTGGTCCGGCAGCACCGCCACGGCCGCGAAATCCTCAACCTAGTGGAAGCTCCGCGCGTCGCCGCGCTGGCGCAATTCCTCCAGGCCCTCACCCCCGCCGCTGACCATCGTTTCGGCAACCTGCCGCAAGATTGA